The proteins below come from a single Miscanthus floridulus cultivar M001 chromosome 1, ASM1932011v1, whole genome shotgun sequence genomic window:
- the LOC136487746 gene encoding uncharacterized protein, translating to MNDIAVEYFLSTIDRKSLRKRIEKIEDIVHALKTSHLLSQQSSSSEIPVVDTIKGSSSRQKEIHNLYMNIERVIFGRHKERDLICRMLREGSDAYGPSCSTRKPYSVIGIYGISGSGKSTLARYVCGFEKGAGHFNPIIFIHVGKIFSLGDIFRDMLEQITHSRPSNDSLRSLKEELGKALKHKCFLLVLDDLWVNYENQQDKKILLDTLSVALSGSRILVTSQTKDAAAVLDAQEQILIPDLDEEQYFSMFMHHALQGADDGRFRSLGRKIAKKLHRSPIAAVTVGKQLSMSKNISFWERTAQLDVLNMTMGALWWGYQQLSFDIRRCFAFCSTFPRGYELKRDELIRIWIAQGFVTRSNATEELESVGQRYFDELLSISFLQAQRIDVLDTEIVTIHDLVHELADRVGGSDFYRIVWNDSPQDIPPEVRHLFVGTNNRADITEKILDLVNLRTLIIVDESYDQDPKNFSAPDVKHKERLQDPLINEEVFESMFKRLSKLRVLIVMTRHYHKQMFSVPASIDQMKHLHYITFNLFSSRGIVELVFPSTSSKLYHMQTINVVPFCKVSCPRDMATLIYLRHITVSLSFPSPGRMTSFPQLNQSKKSMFQIEHFARKDEATVPQTRDSSFQSLEHHLVVQPWFLVVTVSILGLVFLAHTFGAINLDLVLNTSLGMRRGGGNRMSNNFDPSHGRMLLAINQDTEDKSSVGVDTRMTEGDADGPWKDQKALAPWISNQKSDQSGKGSEETTNKLNGTEGPYLSARKTSKTSVILWVAIPSAILFCCTVVLLWYKCGNRLQQNEPLVELELWQVSGPMKYQYNELAAATRNFNDENKLGEGGFGPVYRGILRNHPVAIKKLSVQPSSWQGQREFLSEVNVMTQLRHKNIVQLLGWCSSNRERLLVYELVAQGSLEKHLYSVGTILSWQRRYKIILDLSSALFYLHQCCDKCIVHGDIKPENIMLDASYSAKLGDFGTARLLDREADPRITELIAGTRGYIDPMFINNRVRCPEADVYSFGATLLEIACGKRASRRQSDGASALVSWVRGLYDQSMILDAADEKLNAEFDQKEMEHVLVTGLWCALPEPSQRPSIAEAMDVLRFPNARLPVLPQRRDPQLNRIMEDLVSDSSSVDAVNATTYLTSRADTAYLLGEE from the exons ATGAATGACATTGCAGTAGAGTATTTCTTATCTACTATTGACAGAAAGAGCTTGAGGAAAAGAATCGAGAAGATAGAAGATATTGTCCATGCCTTGAAGACATCACATCTGTTGAGTCAACAAAGCAGCAGCAGTGAAATTCCAGTCGTGGATACTATCAAGGGAAGCAGCAGCAGGCAGAAGGAGATTCATAACTTGTACATGAACATTGAACGGGTGATATTTGGTCGACACAAGGAGCGTGACCTTATATGTAGAATGCTTCGCGAAGGATCAGACGCTTATGGACCAAGCTGCAGTACAAGAAAACCTTATTCTGTGATTGGCATATATGGCATTTCAGGGTCCGGGAAGAGTACCCTGGCACGATATGTTTGTGGCTTTGAGAAGGGCGCCGGACATTTCAATCCTATCATTTTCATTCATGTGGGGAAGATATTCAGCCTGGGTGATATATTTCGTGATATGCTGGAGCAGATCACCCATAGCCGGCCATCTAATGACAGTCTTAGAAGTCTAAAAGAAGAGTTGGGGAAAGCATTGAAACACAAATGCTTTCTGTTGGTACTGGATGATCTTTGGGTCAATTATGAGAATCAGCAGGACAAAAAAATTCTCCTTGATACGCTCAGTGTTGCACTGAGTGGAAGCAGAATACTGGTTACTTCTCAAACAAAAGATGCAGCCGCAGTTCTAGATGCTCAGGAGCAAATTCTAATACCTGATTTAGATGAGGAGCAGTACTTCTCAATGTTCATGCATCATGCACTACAAGGTGCAGATGATGGACGTTTTCGAAGTCTTGGGAGGAAGATTGCAAAGAAGCTACACCGCTCGCCTATTGCAGCAGTAACAGTAGGAAAGCAACTTAGTATGAGTAAAAATATCAGTTTCTGGGAGAGGACAGCGCAACTTGACGTGCTGAATATGACCATGGGAGCTCTGTGGTGGGGCTATCAGCAACTTAGTTTTGACATCAGGCGATGCTTTGCATTCTGCAGCACTTTTCCCAGAGGATACGAGTTAAAACGAGATGAGTTAATTCGCATCTGGATAGCACAAGGGTTTGTAACCAGGAGTAATGCAACAGAGGAACTGGAATCTGTAGGACAGCGCTACTTTGACGAATTATTGTCAATCTCGTTTCTGCAAGCACAAAGAATTGATGTACTTGATACAGAGATCGTCACAATTCATGATCTGGTGCACGAGTTGGCAGACAGGGTTGGTGGAAGTGACTTCTATAGGATTGTTTGGAATGACTCGCCGCAAGACATTCCACCAGAGGTCCGCCATCTTTTTGTTGGGACCAACAATAGAGCAGATATCACAGAAAAAATTCTGGACTTGGTAAATTTACGGACCCTGATCATTGTGGACGAGTCCTACGACCAAGATCCGAAGAATTTCTCTGCACCAGATGTGAAGCACAAGGAAAGGCTTCAGGACCCCTTGATCAACGAAGAAGTTTTTGAGAGCATGTTCAAGAGGCTGAGTAAACTGCGGGTGCTGATCGTTATGACAAGACATTACCATAAACAAATGTTCTCGGTCCCAGCATCTATTGATCAGATGAAGCATCTACATTATATTACCTTTAACCTGTTCAGTTCCCGTGGCATTGTTGAGCTGGTTTTCCCAAGCACATCTAGCAAGCTATACCATATGCAGACCATAAATGTCGTTCCTTTCTGCAAGGTATCCTGTCCAAGAGATATGGCTACTCTCATCTATTTGCGGCACATCACTGTGTCGCTATCTTTCCCAAGCCCTGGCAGGATGACGTCATTCCCACAGTTGAATCAGTCCAAGAAGAGCATGTTCCAGATTGAGCATTTCGCAAGGAAGGATGAAGCCACTGTTCCCCAGACCAGAGACAGCTCGTTTCAGTCG CTGGAGCATCATCTAGTTGTGCAGCCATGGTTTCTGGTAGTTACTGTTAGCATACTCGGATTGGTGTTCTTGGCTCACACCTTTGGTGCAATAAATCTGGATCTGGTGTTGAATACTAGTTTGGGCATGAGAAGGGGGGGTGGCAACAGAATGTCTAACAATTTTGATCCGTCTCATGGTAGGATGTTACTTGCTATTAACCAGGATACAGAAGACAAATCTAGTGTTGGCGTTGATACGAGAATGACTGAAGGGGATGCTGATGGCCCTTGGAAGGATCAGAAAGCATTGGCACCTTGGATCTCAAATCAAAAGAGTGACCAATCAGGCAAAGGTTCTGAGGAGACTACAAACAAGCTAAACGGAACAGAGGGACCTTATCTGTCAGCACGCAAGACAAGCAAAACTTCCGTGATTTTGTGGGTTGCCATACCTTCAGCTATCTTGTTCTGCTGTACTGTAGTTCTGCTTTGGTACAAGTGTGGGAACCGATTGCAACAAAATGAGCCCCTAGTTGAACTTGAACTCTGGCAAGTATCGGGACCTATGAAATACCAGTACAACGAGCTGGCGGCTGCCACAAGAAATTTCAACGACGAGAACAAGCTTGGGGAAGGAGGTTTTGGGCCGGTGTACCGGGGCATCTTGAGGAACCACCCTGTGGCCATCAAGAAGCTATCTGTACAACCATCGTCCTGGCAAGGGCAGAGGGAGTTTTTGTCAGAAGTGAATGTCATGACCCAGCTGAGGCATAAAAACATTGTCCAGCTCCTCGGCTGGTGCAGCAGTAATAGAGAGCGCCTGCTCGTTTACGAACTGGTGGCTCAAGGCAGCCTTGAGAAGCATCTTTACAGTGTCGGTACAATTTTATCTTGGCAACGGAG GTACAAGATTATACTGGATTTGAGCTCTGCTTTGTTCTACCTCCATCAGTGCTGCGACAAATGCATCGTACACGGAGACATCAAGCCTGAAAATATCATGCTCGATGCCTCATACAGCGCCAAGCTTGGTGACTTCGGGACGGCAAGGCTCCTCGATCGTGAAGCCGATCCACGAATAACAGAACTTATTGCAGGGACACGTGGATACATTGACCCAATGTTCATCAACAACCGCGTGCGTTGCCCGGAGGCAGATGTGTACAGCTTCGGTGCTACCCTCCTCGAGATCGCTTGTGGCAAGCGGGCATCGAGGCGGCAGTCAGATGGAGCCTCCGCTCTTGTATCCTGGGTACGTGGTTTGTATGATCAGAGCATGATTCTTGATGCAGCAGATGAAAAGCTGAACGCCGAGTTCGACCAGAAGGAAATGGAGCATGTGCTTGTTACGGGTCTCTGGTGCGCACTACCAGAACCAAGCCAGCGACCGTCCATTGCGGAAGCTATGGATGTTCTGCGTTTTCCAAATGCAAGGTTGCCGGTGCTGCCACAAAGGCGTGATCCACAGCTCAATCGGATCATGGAGGATCTGGTCAGTGATAGTTCTTCCGTGGATGCAGTAAACGCAACTACCTATCTTACTTCTAGGGCGGATACAGCTTATCTGCTTGGTGAGGAATGA
- the LOC136487740 gene encoding uncharacterized protein, which produces MRLFSNDNTGKAWNQSVMQRNFEVLLVSQFTLYGILKGNKPDFHVAMPPAKAKPFYASLIEKIQRSYLADSVKDGVFGAMMKVSLVNDGPVTMQIDSPSLQCAAQSSNGDDDLVTDGEARVPKETC; this is translated from the exons ATGAGGCTGTTTTCAAACGACAATACTGGAAAAGCATGGAATCAAAGT GTTATGCAGCGTAACTTTGAAGTGCTATTAG TCAGTCAGTTCACCTTATATGGCATCCTGAAGGGTAATAAGCCAGATTTTCATGTGGCTATGCCACCTGCAAAAGCGAAACCATTCTATGCTTCTCTAATCGAGAAAATTCAAAGGTCATACTTGGCTGATTCAGTGAAAG ATGGCGTTTTTGGAGCGATGATGAAG GTTTCTTTGGTGAATGATGGCCCCGTGACAATGCAAATCGACTCACCCTCACTGCAATGCGCTGCTCAGTCAAG CAATGGCGATGATGATTTGGTTACAGATGGTGAAGCCAGAGTACCTAAAGAGACGTGTTAA